The Flavobacterium piscisymbiosum genome includes a region encoding these proteins:
- a CDS encoding RagB/SusD family nutrient uptake outer membrane protein, which translates to MKKIIIILGVIASLFTSCSDIDEKSLSYPAADETYRTSGGFQLLVNSTYARLKEIYGNNPWFFVGGTDLYAEGFNPESPLSNYASLVPSSNNVEELYVSCYSQIQSVNKVLYYSTITEQTSNLNVLVGEARFLRANAYFLLVQAYGGVPIVNDHIVSTENTSFNRNTEQEVYNQIIEDLNASLANVGIANYATSGKVNKRAVNDLLAKVYLTRGYQSYGESTDFAKAAAFADAAIAGQPLVLPFDQLFKPGNDLNAETIFSVQYDKASTSTSPTTLGNRQYSYYSSNLGSTNVGAPQRSQNLLPTQYALDLYEGPNDKRWDATFMTTIYSGTETTNGVSSTVVYFPYYRSSTLSTLKTLHFYEPKGYTPSQRAAYIASHPDLQKPNRPNGDPRGYHRYGEYGAESVAVPGWINDCGTIPVKKFDDPELSTPLGTGAVSTRDIILARLADTYLIAAEAYLKAGNPATGLLRLNAVRTRAGVTGALPAEFNIDYILDERAREMLGEYNRWFDLKRTGTLTTRVPGNNYKIKLADFGTAPNQKLLRPIPQKAIDLNKNKDFPQNPGY; encoded by the coding sequence ATGAAAAAAATAATAATAATTTTAGGAGTAATTGCCTCACTATTTACTTCGTGTAGTGACATAGATGAAAAAAGTTTGTCTTATCCTGCGGCTGATGAAACATACAGAACCTCAGGTGGATTTCAATTGTTAGTGAATTCTACTTATGCAAGATTAAAAGAAATTTATGGAAATAATCCATGGTTTTTTGTGGGAGGGACTGATTTGTATGCTGAAGGTTTTAATCCCGAATCGCCTTTAAGTAATTATGCTAGTCTTGTACCTTCATCTAACAATGTTGAAGAGTTATATGTATCTTGTTATTCTCAAATACAATCAGTAAATAAAGTATTGTATTATTCAACAATTACAGAGCAAACATCTAATTTGAATGTATTAGTAGGTGAAGCTCGATTTTTAAGAGCAAATGCTTACTTCTTGTTGGTTCAGGCTTATGGAGGAGTACCTATTGTTAATGATCATATAGTTAGTACTGAAAACACATCTTTTAACAGAAATACAGAACAAGAAGTGTACAATCAAATTATTGAAGATTTGAATGCTTCTTTAGCAAATGTAGGAATAGCAAATTATGCGACATCAGGAAAAGTGAACAAGAGAGCTGTAAATGACTTATTGGCTAAAGTATATTTAACAAGAGGGTACCAATCTTATGGGGAGTCTACAGATTTTGCTAAGGCGGCAGCCTTTGCAGATGCAGCTATTGCAGGACAGCCATTAGTATTGCCATTTGATCAACTGTTTAAACCTGGAAACGATCTAAATGCAGAAACTATTTTCTCTGTTCAATATGACAAAGCTTCAACAAGTACTAGTCCAACCACTCTTGGTAACAGACAATATTCTTATTATAGTTCTAATTTAGGAAGTACCAATGTTGGTGCGCCACAAAGAAGTCAAAATTTATTACCAACACAGTACGCTTTAGATCTTTATGAGGGGCCAAATGACAAAAGATGGGATGCAACTTTTATGACCACAATTTATTCAGGTACTGAAACTACAAACGGAGTATCTTCAACTGTTGTATATTTTCCTTATTATAGAAGTAGTACTTTGAGCACATTAAAAACATTGCATTTTTATGAGCCAAAAGGGTATACACCCTCTCAAAGAGCTGCTTATATAGCTTCACATCCTGATTTACAAAAACCTAATAGACCAAATGGAGACCCGAGAGGATACCATAGATATGGAGAATACGGTGCAGAAAGCGTTGCTGTTCCGGGATGGATTAATGATTGTGGTACGATACCTGTGAAAAAATTTGATGATCCTGAATTATCGACACCACTTGGTACTGGAGCTGTAAGCACAAGAGATATTATTCTGGCAAGATTAGCAGACACATATTTAATTGCTGCTGAAGCTTATCTTAAAGCAGGAAATCCTGCAACGGGACTATTACGCTTAAATGCCGTGAGAACCAGAGCAGGAGTAACTGGCGCCCTTCCTGCAGAATTTAATATCGATTACATTTTGGATGAAAGAGCAAGAGAAATGTTAGGTGAGTATAATCGTTGGTTTGATTTAAAACGAACAGGTACCTTGACAACACGAGTACCAGGCAATAATTATAAAATTAAATTAGCCGATTTTGGAACTGCTCCGAATCAAAAACTATTAAGACCAATTCCTCAAAAAGCAATTGATTTGAATAAAAATAAAGATTTCCCTCAGAATCCTGGTTATTAG